A genomic region of Acidobacteriota bacterium contains the following coding sequences:
- a CDS encoding VacB/RNase II family 3'-5' exoribonuclease gives MKRFKIRKRKRDAGNAYHEAGRPQRRRRRFEEGREVEGPRAARAAVWPGEVAVPWPKLLVFLADNREKDLSVPRLVDMLKVPVEAMELLREQIALLEREKFVIHHRRGRISWRSRDRIAVGRLSIPASSRTAAGPGVRGGFGFVAAPGADGDLFIPGRDLSGAGHGDLVVARGTTSGREEKARGAVVAILERAPTVYSGVVESRDGRLVVRPRDDRRAVEMPAEEDAGPEAVKFEAGDLVLAEAVGGARPRARVVSSFGDAMDSRAVEEMVIRDLGLPGEFPEEVEREAEAAARKAGDEEIAGREDFRALTTITIDPEDARDFDDAFSIETLAGGVLRLWVHIADVSHYVRPGSALDAEAVGRGTSVYLPGRVIPMLPHSLSSGICSLVEGEDRLVQSVAIDYTADAEARRVRFASGVIRSAARLTYAEAASQMEDPSKLSLKGEAGRSIAALFTQAAPLARRLTRNRVARGAIDLDLPEVEFRKGIGGGPGTIALRERTAANRLIEEFMLAANEAVAKGLSDKGVPSLYRVHEAPDVADIEEVEETIAALGAGKRGGRSLAARLQALLSRFRDRPEEGIIARHVLRAMKLARYSEIRAEHFGLALKHYAHFTSPIRRYPDLIVHAILRASGIAGARPLYGLARLSEIAAESSRLERRAEEAERAVNDLIMARVMRERVGEIFEGRISGSVKTGVFVQLSGKDLPPGAAEGFVPVAQTQKWKLAEVVRVKLEEADLLRGRLRLSLVSAAPAGSERKRR, from the coding sequence GTGAAGCGGTTCAAGATCCGGAAACGGAAGCGCGACGCCGGGAACGCGTACCACGAGGCGGGCCGGCCTCAGCGGCGGAGGCGGCGGTTCGAGGAGGGGCGGGAGGTCGAGGGGCCGCGCGCGGCGCGGGCGGCGGTGTGGCCGGGCGAGGTCGCGGTTCCATGGCCCAAGCTCCTCGTCTTCCTCGCGGACAACCGCGAGAAGGATCTGTCCGTGCCCCGCCTCGTCGACATGCTGAAGGTGCCGGTGGAGGCGATGGAGCTTCTTCGCGAGCAGATCGCGCTGCTGGAGAGGGAGAAGTTCGTCATCCACCATCGGCGAGGGCGGATCTCGTGGCGGTCGCGCGATCGGATCGCGGTGGGAAGGCTGTCGATCCCCGCGTCGTCGCGGACCGCGGCGGGGCCCGGCGTGCGCGGGGGATTCGGGTTCGTGGCGGCGCCGGGGGCGGACGGAGATCTCTTCATCCCGGGGCGCGATCTGTCCGGCGCGGGGCACGGCGATCTCGTCGTGGCGCGCGGGACGACCTCCGGGCGGGAGGAGAAGGCGCGCGGCGCGGTCGTCGCCATCCTGGAGCGGGCGCCGACGGTCTACTCGGGGGTGGTCGAATCGCGCGACGGGCGGCTGGTGGTGAGGCCGCGCGACGATCGGCGCGCCGTCGAGATGCCCGCGGAGGAGGATGCCGGCCCGGAGGCGGTGAAGTTCGAGGCGGGGGATCTCGTCCTCGCCGAGGCGGTGGGGGGGGCGAGGCCGAGGGCGCGCGTCGTGAGCTCGTTCGGCGATGCGATGGACTCGCGCGCGGTCGAGGAGATGGTCATCCGGGATCTCGGTCTTCCGGGAGAGTTCCCCGAGGAGGTCGAGCGCGAGGCGGAGGCGGCCGCGCGCAAGGCGGGTGATGAGGAGATCGCGGGGCGGGAGGACTTCCGCGCGCTCACGACGATCACCATCGACCCGGAGGACGCGCGCGACTTCGACGACGCCTTCTCGATCGAGACTCTCGCCGGAGGCGTGCTGCGGCTCTGGGTCCATATCGCCGACGTGTCCCACTACGTGAGGCCGGGGAGCGCCCTCGACGCCGAGGCGGTGGGGCGCGGCACGAGCGTCTACCTTCCGGGGCGCGTCATCCCGATGCTGCCTCACTCACTCTCGTCGGGGATCTGCTCGCTCGTCGAAGGGGAGGATCGCCTCGTGCAGTCGGTGGCGATCGACTACACCGCGGACGCCGAGGCGCGGCGGGTGCGCTTCGCGTCGGGGGTGATCCGATCGGCGGCGCGCCTCACGTATGCCGAGGCGGCCTCCCAGATGGAAGATCCGTCGAAGCTCTCCCTCAAGGGAGAGGCGGGGAGGTCCATCGCGGCGCTGTTCACGCAGGCGGCGCCCCTGGCGCGGCGCCTCACGCGGAACCGGGTGGCGCGCGGGGCGATCGATCTCGACCTTCCCGAGGTCGAGTTCCGGAAGGGGATCGGCGGCGGGCCGGGGACGATCGCGCTCCGGGAGCGGACGGCGGCCAACCGGCTGATCGAGGAGTTCATGCTGGCGGCGAACGAGGCGGTGGCGAAGGGCCTCTCGGACAAGGGGGTGCCGTCGCTGTACCGCGTGCACGAGGCGCCGGACGTCGCCGACATCGAGGAGGTGGAGGAGACGATTGCGGCTCTCGGCGCCGGAAAGCGCGGCGGCCGGTCGCTCGCGGCGCGGCTCCAGGCGCTCCTGTCGCGCTTCCGGGATCGCCCGGAGGAGGGGATCATCGCGCGGCACGTGCTGCGGGCGATGAAGCTCGCCCGGTATTCCGAGATCCGCGCGGAGCACTTCGGCCTCGCGCTCAAGCACTACGCGCACTTCACGTCGCCGATACGCCGGTACCCGGATCTGATCGTCCACGCGATCCTGCGGGCGTCGGGGATCGCCGGCGCGAGACCCCTCTACGGCCTGGCGCGCCTCTCCGAGATCGCGGCGGAGTCGTCGCGCCTCGAGAGGCGGGCGGAGGAGGCGGAGCGCGCCGTGAACGATCTGATCATGGCGCGCGTGATGCGCGAGCGCGTCGGGGAGATCTTCGAGGGGCGAATCTCGGGGTCGGTGAAGACAGGCGTCTTCGTGCAGCTCTCGGGGAAGGATCTCCCCCCCGGAGCCGCCGAGGGGTTCGTGCCGGTCGCCCAGACCCAGAAATGGAAGCTCGCCGAGGTGGTGCGCGTCAAGCTCGAGGAGGCGGACCTTCTGCGCGGAAGGTTGAGGCTGTCGCTCGTGTCCGCGGCCCCGGCGGGAAGCGAGAGGAAGCGACGATGA
- the pal gene encoding peptidoglycan-associated lipoprotein Pal, whose product MKPRSVVVLIGLLALVPLSTAIVGCKKKPPAEAAQATPPPQAVEAPKPIVEPPPPPPPPPAPKPVAAKPISAADLNFQKVLRTVYFDLDKYDLRDDARAALAASAEWLKANGKWRLLIEGNCDERATNEYNMALGERRANAAKQYLLSAGIDAGRIRTISYGEERPADPGHDESAWSKNRRDDFVIEE is encoded by the coding sequence ATGAAACCCAGGTCGGTCGTCGTACTCATCGGGCTCCTGGCCCTCGTCCCTCTTTCCACCGCCATCGTCGGATGCAAGAAGAAGCCGCCGGCCGAGGCCGCCCAGGCGACCCCGCCGCCGCAAGCTGTCGAGGCGCCGAAGCCGATCGTCGAGCCCCCGCCTCCTCCCCCGCCGCCGCCGGCGCCGAAGCCCGTCGCGGCGAAGCCGATCTCCGCGGCGGATCTGAACTTCCAGAAGGTTCTGCGCACCGTCTACTTCGACCTCGACAAGTACGACCTCAGGGACGACGCGCGCGCGGCGCTCGCAGCGAGCGCCGAGTGGCTGAAGGCGAACGGAAAGTGGCGCCTCCTCATCGAGGGGAACTGCGACGAGCGCGCGACGAACGAGTACAACATGGCGCTCGGCGAGCGCCGCGCGAACGCGGCGAAGCAGTACCTCCTCAGCGCCGGCATCGACGCGGGCCGGATCCGGACCATCTCCTACGGTGAGGAGCGCCCCGCCGATCCCGGACACGACGAATCGGCCTGGTCGAAGAACCGCCGGGACGACTTCGTGATTGAGGAGTAA
- a CDS encoding SGNH/GDSL hydrolase family protein encodes MTRRARAALTAALTVSTLALAADAPALDCMVWQPFMKQRNVPAPGVMVGIEGESHFETNSIGIRGPEFGDSRKKEYRILFAGGSATECFYLDQDAAWPALVGKDLGETADRRRTWVGSIGRSGHNSRDHVLEMRSLVPKLPIDALVVMMGVNDLGLRLAQDAAYNPDFLATDENVKYQTRHAFLVHPDDPNLAFYQKGALGRLLGLDPDAQRRKPWMVVDSAGKIFLKWREYRKTGAVIERLPDLTSGLVEYTRNASEIADTAKKLGVRLVFVTQPVLWRAGLSESEAATLWMGGVGDFQEKEGGRYYTPAALAGGMEAYNRALMEVCGKSGAECLDVAASTPKDLTVFYDDCHFNESGARRIATRVRDYLAGVAPYAKGKGS; translated from the coding sequence ATGACGCGTCGCGCCCGCGCTGCTCTGACCGCGGCCCTCACCGTTTCCACTCTCGCTCTGGCGGCCGACGCGCCGGCGCTCGACTGCATGGTCTGGCAGCCGTTCATGAAGCAGAGGAACGTGCCGGCCCCCGGCGTGATGGTCGGGATCGAGGGGGAGTCGCACTTCGAGACGAATTCGATCGGCATCCGCGGCCCGGAGTTCGGCGACTCGAGGAAGAAGGAGTACCGAATTCTCTTCGCGGGGGGGAGCGCGACCGAGTGCTTCTACCTCGATCAGGACGCGGCGTGGCCGGCGCTCGTCGGGAAGGATCTCGGCGAGACAGCCGATCGGCGCCGCACGTGGGTCGGCAGCATCGGGCGGAGCGGGCACAACAGCCGCGATCATGTGCTCGAGATGCGGAGCCTGGTGCCGAAGCTTCCCATCGACGCCCTTGTCGTGATGATGGGGGTGAACGACCTCGGCCTGCGCCTCGCGCAGGACGCGGCGTACAACCCGGACTTCCTCGCGACCGACGAGAACGTGAAGTACCAGACGCGCCACGCCTTCCTCGTCCACCCGGACGATCCGAACCTCGCCTTCTATCAGAAGGGTGCGCTCGGGCGCCTCCTGGGACTCGACCCCGACGCTCAGCGGCGGAAGCCCTGGATGGTCGTGGACAGCGCCGGGAAGATCTTCCTGAAGTGGCGTGAGTACCGGAAGACGGGGGCCGTGATCGAGAGGCTTCCGGATCTGACGTCGGGGCTCGTCGAGTACACGCGGAACGCCTCGGAGATTGCGGACACCGCGAAGAAACTCGGCGTGCGCCTCGTCTTCGTGACGCAGCCGGTCCTGTGGCGCGCGGGGCTCAGCGAATCGGAAGCGGCCACCCTCTGGATGGGCGGCGTCGGCGACTTCCAGGAGAAGGAGGGCGGGCGCTACTACACCCCCGCGGCGCTCGCCGGGGGGATGGAGGCGTACAACCGCGCGCTGATGGAGGTGTGCGGGAAGTCCGGCGCGGAGTGCCTGGATGTCGCCGCGTCGACGCCGAAGGACCTCACCGTCTTCTACGACGATTGCCACTTCAACGAATCAGGCGCGAGACGGATCGCGACGCGCGTTCGCGACTACCTCGCGGGAGTCGCGCCGTACGCGAAGGGGAAGGGGAGCTAG
- the recN gene encoding DNA repair protein RecN, producing MLSFLRIENLAIIDTLSVDLGPGLNILTGETGAGKSILVDAVGLVLGERGSADQIRAGEERLSVEAVFEIGGRARLIDRLEAMGIDAGPEGLVLKRDVFAAGRSRAFVNGSPVTLSQLKEIGDLLADLHGQHQHQSLLRADAQADALDRFGEHAPLLEEVGAACRALSALHVERERLRGLERDRLRREEELRLTVSEIAAVSPKPGEDAELRREEALLRNAVEIRRLAEGTAALLNEDDASALARLGAARERLSRLSAIDERAAEGRRLVDEAVAAIREALREVDPYLGTEDAGDGRLEGLASRLAAIEKIARRYGPTVEDALERLASARRELAELGGAADRLASFDGEIDAASKAYSAAASRLTRGRGESAKALERALVRELKAVAMEGCRFAVGFEPRGAPSEEGAESIEFLIAPNPGEALRPLARIASGGELSRLMLALRTVSLSKADARALVFDEVDTGLGGGAADAVAQRLKGLARGQQILCVTHLPQVAALADTHIRIEKVTERGRTKVVARTLGSDERVEELARMIGSPEAPTARRHAAALIEGRKTP from the coding sequence ATGCTCTCCTTCCTCAGAATCGAAAACCTCGCGATCATCGACACCCTCTCGGTCGACCTCGGGCCGGGGCTCAACATCCTCACCGGCGAGACGGGGGCCGGCAAGTCGATCCTCGTCGACGCCGTCGGGCTCGTCCTGGGCGAGCGGGGGAGCGCGGATCAGATACGCGCGGGCGAGGAGCGGCTCAGCGTCGAGGCGGTCTTCGAGATCGGCGGGAGGGCGCGGCTGATCGACCGGCTGGAGGCGATGGGGATCGACGCCGGGCCGGAAGGGCTCGTCCTCAAGCGCGACGTCTTCGCCGCGGGGCGCTCGCGCGCCTTCGTCAACGGGAGCCCCGTCACGCTCTCCCAGCTCAAGGAGATCGGCGATCTCCTGGCCGACCTCCACGGGCAGCACCAGCACCAGTCCCTGCTGAGGGCCGACGCCCAGGCCGACGCCCTCGATCGCTTCGGAGAGCACGCCCCCCTCCTCGAGGAGGTCGGCGCCGCGTGCCGCGCTCTCTCGGCGCTCCACGTCGAGCGCGAGCGCCTGCGAGGGCTGGAGCGCGACCGGCTGCGGCGCGAGGAGGAGCTGAGGCTCACCGTCTCGGAGATCGCGGCCGTCTCGCCGAAGCCGGGGGAGGATGCCGAGCTGCGCCGCGAGGAGGCGCTCCTCCGGAACGCCGTCGAGATCCGCCGGCTCGCGGAGGGGACCGCGGCCCTCCTCAACGAGGACGACGCCTCGGCGCTGGCCCGTCTCGGCGCCGCGCGCGAGAGGCTCTCGCGCCTCTCGGCGATCGACGAGCGGGCCGCGGAGGGGAGGCGGCTCGTGGACGAGGCGGTGGCCGCGATCCGGGAGGCGCTGCGCGAGGTGGACCCGTACCTCGGGACCGAGGACGCCGGCGACGGGCGCCTCGAGGGGCTGGCGTCGCGCCTCGCGGCGATCGAGAAGATCGCGCGGCGGTACGGGCCGACCGTCGAGGACGCCCTCGAGCGCCTCGCGTCGGCGCGCCGCGAGCTCGCCGAGCTGGGGGGCGCGGCGGATCGCCTGGCGTCCTTCGACGGCGAGATCGACGCCGCGTCGAAGGCGTACTCGGCGGCCGCGTCGCGCCTCACGCGCGGGCGTGGGGAATCGGCGAAGGCGCTCGAGAGGGCGCTGGTCAGGGAGCTGAAGGCGGTCGCCATGGAAGGGTGCCGCTTCGCCGTCGGCTTCGAGCCGCGCGGCGCCCCTTCGGAGGAAGGCGCCGAGTCGATCGAGTTCCTGATCGCGCCGAACCCCGGGGAGGCGCTGCGGCCGCTCGCGCGGATCGCGTCGGGGGGAGAGCTCTCCCGGCTGATGCTGGCGCTCCGGACGGTGTCGCTCTCGAAGGCCGACGCGCGGGCTCTCGTCTTCGACGAGGTCGACACCGGCCTCGGAGGGGGCGCGGCCGACGCCGTGGCGCAGAGGCTGAAGGGTCTCGCGCGCGGGCAGCAGATCCTCTGCGTGACGCACCTCCCCCAGGTGGCGGCGCTCGCCGACACCCACATCCGTATCGAGAAAGTCACCGAGCGCGGGCGGACGAAGGTGGTCGCGAGGACCCTCGGAAGCGATGAGCGCGTGGAGGAGCTGGCCCGGATGATCGGCTCCCCCGAGGCGCCGACGGCCCGCCGGCACGCCGCGGCCCTCATCGAGGGAAGGAAGACGCCATGA
- the ybgF gene encoding tol-pal system protein YbgF: MTPRRPRATTAAVPLIATLALTAAGCLTASQESRVQTDLDQLRQQMFAMQKDTAAMTAKLAAIEEKLGKQDTSQPARWADMQALLQSLTDEIRTLGARLDDNGTRMGSLSRDISATRDQYRALDARIAAALGEKGAAAPPPSTLEPPSGSTAAAAVPSAASPRPGPATPSGGPTPGGSPANATPPGGSSAPAPGASPRPGGSGVAAASLTGGSTASDDAAQEETFRGAYSDYTRGNYDLALAGFQNFLSKYPTSPSSGGAMYYSGECLFSQQKYQEAADAFGRAVAEHPNLENAAAAYLKRGLSLLALKQTAQGVVQLQHVIDAYPRSEEARIAADRLRQLGLRDR, encoded by the coding sequence ATGACACCCCGCCGCCCTCGCGCGACCACCGCGGCCGTGCCGCTCATCGCGACTCTCGCGCTGACGGCCGCGGGGTGCCTCACCGCCTCCCAGGAGTCGAGGGTCCAGACCGACCTCGACCAGCTCCGCCAGCAGATGTTCGCGATGCAGAAGGACACGGCGGCGATGACGGCGAAGCTCGCCGCCATCGAGGAGAAGCTCGGCAAGCAGGACACGAGTCAGCCGGCGCGATGGGCCGACATGCAGGCCCTGCTTCAGTCGCTCACCGACGAGATCCGGACTCTCGGCGCGCGGCTCGACGACAATGGGACGAGGATGGGGTCGCTCTCCAGGGACATCTCCGCGACCCGCGATCAGTATCGCGCCCTCGACGCGCGCATCGCCGCGGCGCTCGGCGAGAAGGGGGCGGCCGCTCCGCCGCCGTCGACGCTGGAGCCGCCGTCGGGATCGACCGCGGCGGCAGCCGTGCCCAGCGCCGCATCGCCCCGCCCGGGGCCGGCGACGCCATCCGGAGGGCCGACTCCGGGAGGCTCGCCGGCGAACGCCACCCCCCCCGGCGGATCGAGCGCTCCGGCCCCCGGCGCCTCGCCCAGGCCGGGGGGATCCGGTGTCGCCGCCGCGTCGCTGACGGGCGGCTCGACCGCCTCCGACGACGCGGCGCAGGAGGAGACGTTCCGTGGCGCGTACTCCGACTACACGCGCGGGAACTACGACCTCGCCCTCGCGGGCTTCCAGAACTTCCTGAGCAAGTACCCGACGAGCCCCTCCAGCGGCGGCGCGATGTACTACTCGGGGGAGTGCCTCTTCAGCCAGCAGAAGTACCAGGAGGCGGCCGATGCCTTCGGCAGGGCGGTCGCCGAGCACCCCAACCTCGAGAACGCCGCGGCGGCGTATCTCAAGCGCGGGCTGTCACTGCTCGCGCTGAAGCAGACCGCCCAGGGGGTCGTCCAGCTCCAGCACGTCATCGATGCCTACCCCAGGAGCGAGGAGGCCCGCATCGCCGCCGATCGCCTGAGACAGCTCGGCCTTCGCGACCGCTGA
- a CDS encoding biopolymer transporter ExbD: MNVSRGGGRRLSGGLAEINVTPLVDVILVLLIIFMVTAPMMQRGIDVALPQAKSATGAETERLVVTVDRTNRVWLNETPVALHLLQERLQGAAKSMAEPFVYLRADRAVPYGDVMAVMDRIKQAGIERVGLVTEPLPPGGPVPKPRPRSR; the protein is encoded by the coding sequence ATGAACGTGAGCCGGGGAGGCGGGCGCAGGCTCTCGGGCGGTCTCGCCGAGATCAACGTCACGCCGCTCGTGGACGTGATCCTCGTGCTGTTGATCATCTTCATGGTCACCGCGCCGATGATGCAGCGCGGCATCGACGTCGCTCTCCCGCAGGCGAAGAGCGCCACCGGCGCGGAGACGGAGCGCCTCGTCGTGACGGTCGATCGCACCAATCGCGTCTGGCTCAACGAGACCCCCGTCGCGCTGCACCTGCTCCAGGAGAGGCTTCAGGGCGCGGCGAAATCGATGGCCGAGCCGTTCGTTTACCTGCGCGCCGATCGCGCGGTGCCGTACGGCGACGTGATGGCCGTGATGGACCGGATCAAGCAGGCGGGGATCGAGCGCGTCGGCCTCGTGACCGAGCCCCTCCCGCCGGGCGGGCCGGTCCCCAAACCCCGCCCGCGATCGAGATGA
- a CDS encoding MotA/TolQ/ExbB proton channel family protein translates to MPTSGFQGDVLSLVLHSGPMAQFIIFVLLGFSTVSWAIMVERYRVIQRSERESAAFVSKFRAGSSLGDLRDIAEKLPHAPAAAIYRAGFRQINAVGNPKVPAAAGPTRDPMSSIERVLVRAATEEQARLERSLPFLATTAAACPFIGLFGTVWGIMSAFHAIGGMGSASLAVVAPGISEALVTTAAGLAAAIPAVIGYNYFLNRIRAIGTRMDNFVADFLTRAEATIYS, encoded by the coding sequence ATGCCGACCTCAGGATTCCAGGGCGACGTCCTCAGCCTCGTCCTCCACTCCGGGCCGATGGCCCAGTTCATCATCTTCGTACTGCTCGGCTTCTCGACCGTCTCGTGGGCGATCATGGTCGAGCGCTACAGGGTGATTCAGCGCTCCGAGCGGGAGTCCGCCGCGTTCGTCTCGAAATTCCGCGCCGGCTCGAGCCTCGGGGATCTCCGGGACATCGCGGAGAAGCTCCCCCACGCCCCGGCGGCCGCCATCTACCGCGCGGGGTTCCGGCAGATCAACGCCGTGGGCAACCCGAAGGTCCCGGCGGCCGCGGGGCCCACGCGCGATCCCATGTCGAGCATCGAGCGCGTCCTCGTGCGCGCGGCGACGGAGGAGCAGGCGCGGCTCGAGAGGTCGCTCCCGTTCCTCGCGACGACCGCCGCCGCGTGCCCCTTCATCGGCCTCTTCGGAACGGTGTGGGGGATCATGAGCGCCTTCCACGCGATCGGCGGGATGGGATCGGCAAGCCTCGCCGTCGTCGCCCCGGGTATCTCCGAGGCGCTCGTCACGACCGCGGCCGGCCTTGCGGCGGCGATCCCCGCGGTCATCGGCTACAACTATTTCCTGAACCGCATCCGCGCGATCGGGACGCGCATGGACAACTTCGTCGCCGATTTCCTGACGCGGGCGGAAGCGACCATCTATTCATGA
- the tolB gene encoding Tol-Pal system beta propeller repeat protein TolB codes for MKSAIATLACLAALAAATLAHAAQATPPPAAAAQGKDQITGVISAPGLTRLAIAIPPFRLSPLAAAAVRDAAAEVHDTVVADLEFSGYFDVVPADRYAAIPLDAQPIPFERWAATNAVALMTATVTPDADRLSLEGLLFDTRGGQLILGKRYRGETGVARLIGHRLANEIVLHFTGRPGIFLSRIAVEGRVGKAKEIFVLDYDGKGLRQVTRNGSLNVAPTLSPDGTKIAFVSYKSGRPRLYILAQDGPMTDVSPPGVDLCSAPDWSPDGKLLAFSASKEADSDIYVLDVDAGRSRKITFSPSIETSPSWSPTGREIAFTSDRTGKPQVYVMDAEGANVRRVTLEGNYNDQPAWSPQGDRLAYAGWVDDHFDIFVLDVGSGAAQRLTSLAGYNENPRWSADGRHIAFASNRNGLYQVYTMDANGNGALKLPTPFEAWGPDWSK; via the coding sequence TTGAAGAGCGCCATCGCAACCCTCGCGTGCCTCGCCGCCCTCGCCGCGGCGACCCTCGCGCACGCCGCGCAGGCGACCCCGCCGCCGGCCGCCGCGGCGCAGGGGAAGGATCAGATCACCGGCGTCATCTCGGCGCCCGGGCTGACGCGCCTCGCGATCGCGATCCCCCCCTTCCGCCTCTCCCCTCTCGCCGCCGCCGCGGTGCGCGACGCGGCGGCCGAGGTCCACGACACCGTCGTCGCGGATCTCGAGTTCAGCGGGTACTTCGACGTCGTGCCGGCCGACCGCTACGCGGCCATCCCGCTCGACGCGCAGCCCATCCCCTTCGAGCGATGGGCGGCGACGAACGCCGTCGCGCTGATGACCGCCACGGTCACGCCGGACGCCGACCGCCTCTCGCTCGAAGGGCTCCTGTTCGACACGCGCGGCGGCCAGCTCATCCTCGGGAAGCGCTACCGGGGCGAGACGGGGGTCGCGCGCCTCATCGGCCACCGGCTGGCTAACGAGATCGTGCTGCACTTCACCGGCCGGCCGGGAATTTTTCTTTCGCGCATCGCCGTCGAAGGGCGCGTCGGGAAGGCGAAGGAGATCTTCGTCCTCGACTACGACGGGAAGGGGCTGAGGCAGGTCACGCGGAACGGATCGCTGAACGTGGCGCCGACGCTGTCGCCCGACGGGACGAAGATCGCCTTCGTCTCGTACAAGTCCGGCCGACCGCGGCTCTACATCCTGGCGCAGGACGGACCGATGACCGACGTGTCCCCCCCCGGCGTGGATCTCTGCTCCGCGCCGGACTGGTCCCCCGACGGGAAGCTCCTCGCCTTCTCCGCGTCGAAGGAGGCCGACTCCGACATCTACGTCCTGGACGTCGACGCGGGACGATCGCGCAAGATCACCTTCAGCCCGTCGATCGAGACGTCGCCGAGCTGGTCCCCCACGGGGCGCGAGATCGCCTTCACGTCGGATCGCACGGGCAAGCCCCAGGTCTACGTGATGGACGCCGAGGGGGCGAACGTGCGGCGCGTGACGCTCGAGGGGAACTACAACGATCAGCCCGCGTGGTCGCCGCAGGGAGATCGTCTCGCGTACGCGGGATGGGTGGACGACCACTTCGACATCTTCGTGCTCGACGTCGGCAGCGGCGCGGCGCAGCGCCTCACGTCGCTCGCCGGCTACAACGAGAACCCTCGGTGGTCGGCGGACGGCCGTCACATCGCCTTCGCGTCGAACAGGAACGGCCTCTACCAGGTCTACACGATGGACGCGAACGGGAACGGCGCGCTCAAGCTGCCGACGCCGTTCGAGGCGTGGGGCCCGGATTGGAGCAAATAG
- a CDS encoding TonB family protein: MTAMRVKVHVGAEPAAGLPAMVGYSIAGHVVIFLVIVLAPHLAPAGPPPPRILSGEIVSLPPPTGTPTGSPEAAARPQPDAPPKEASAPAKPKEIPAPKPPKVSAPPPKRSREIIPVEPDKPKPPKKEEITKPAKGSQDDGEDRGAAKPSAAAPATAGPIAEGVGLAAPAGDASGVPSLNSEAFPYDWYRATIVNLIRSRWRRPVTPGLTQPLRCSVAFVISKSGALSDIAVAATSGFATLDLSALRAVTEASPLPQLPYQYTSESVRGELVFELTPD; the protein is encoded by the coding sequence ATGACGGCGATGCGCGTGAAGGTGCACGTCGGCGCCGAGCCGGCGGCCGGGCTCCCCGCGATGGTGGGGTACTCGATCGCGGGGCACGTGGTGATCTTTCTGGTGATCGTGCTCGCACCCCACCTCGCGCCGGCCGGCCCGCCCCCTCCGCGGATCCTGTCCGGAGAGATCGTGAGCCTCCCGCCGCCCACGGGAACCCCCACCGGATCGCCCGAGGCCGCGGCGCGCCCGCAGCCGGATGCGCCGCCGAAGGAGGCGAGCGCCCCGGCGAAACCGAAAGAGATCCCCGCGCCGAAGCCGCCGAAGGTGAGCGCGCCGCCGCCAAAGAGGTCCCGCGAGATCATCCCGGTGGAGCCCGACAAACCGAAGCCACCGAAGAAAGAGGAGATCACCAAGCCGGCGAAGGGGAGCCAGGACGACGGCGAGGACCGGGGCGCCGCGAAGCCGTCAGCCGCCGCCCCCGCGACCGCCGGACCGATCGCCGAAGGGGTGGGGCTCGCGGCCCCCGCAGGGGACGCGTCGGGCGTCCCGTCCCTCAACTCGGAGGCGTTCCCCTACGACTGGTACCGGGCGACGATCGTGAACCTCATCCGATCGCGCTGGCGCCGCCCCGTCACCCCGGGATTGACGCAGCCGCTTCGCTGCTCCGTCGCGTTCGTGATCTCGAAAAGCGGCGCGCTCAGCGACATCGCCGTCGCCGCGACGAGCGGCTTCGCCACTCTCGACCTGTCCGCCCTGCGCGCCGTCACGGAGGCGAGCCCGCTCCCGCAACTACCGTACCAGTACACCTCGGAGAGCGTCCGGGGTGAGCTGGTCTTCGAGCTGACGCCGGACTGA
- the rpsT gene encoding 30S ribosomal protein S20 codes for MATHKSADKAHRQSLRRQLTNRANLSKLRTEIKRIRETAGTDRAAALKMLPGTLSLIDRSIQKRVLHGNAAARYKSRLTRLVQAAKN; via the coding sequence ATGGCTACTCACAAGTCCGCTGACAAGGCCCACCGACAGAGCCTGAGGCGCCAGCTCACGAACCGCGCCAACCTCTCGAAGCTCCGCACCGAGATCAAGCGGATTCGCGAGACGGCCGGCACCGATCGCGCCGCAGCGCTCAAGATGCTCCCGGGAACGCTCTCGCTGATCGACAGGTCGATTCAGAAGCGCGTCCTCCACGGGAACGCCGCAGCCCGGTACAAGTCGCGCCTCACGCGCCTCGTCCAGGCCGCGAAGAACTAG